The genomic interval CTCCCTGCGGATTATCCCCGTGTTCAAGGACGACGGCGAGATCATCGGGGCCGTCGAGACGTTCACCGGGACCGCGCCCAAGGTCACCCTGCCCCTGTCCCTGACCGAGCTGGAGAAGATGGGCCTGGTCGAGAACGAGACCGGCATCCCCTCCAAGCAATACCTGGACATGGTCCTGGCCACCCGCCTGGAGGAGTTCCAGAAGTACGGCCTGACCTTCGGCCTGGTCTACGTCGACATCGACAACTACGGCAAGATCCTCGAGCGGTACGGCCGGTTCAACGCCGGCAAGATCGTCCGGACCGTGGCCCGGACCCTCTGCAAGAACGTCCGCTTCTTCGACATCGTCGGGCGCTGGAGCACCGAGGAGTTCCTGGTCCTGCTGCTCAACATCGACGAGGGCCGGCTGGACATCGTCGCCAACAAGCTCCGCCTCCTCGTCGCCGAGTCCTACATCACGACCGAGACCGGCATGCTCAACGCCACCGTCTCCATGGGCGCGAGCCTCGTCCTGCGCTACGACACCGTCGAGTCCCTGGTCAAGCGCGGCGAGCAGCTGATGCTGCACAGCAAGTGGCTGGGCAAGAACCGCGTCAGCATGAGCTTCGTCCAGAAAGAGATGGCCTGAGCCCGGAAAGGCAAA from Acidobacteriota bacterium carries:
- a CDS encoding sensor domain-containing diguanylate cyclase encodes the protein MAEPNILDLFPGASRSLCNSVFNQVQDAVVWLDKDRRIVYWNKAAETISGREGAAVLGKACTEQPSLFVDFAGVNICRDKCPVAMTLKDGSPRTLDVYLQHKEGFRTPASLRIIPVFKDDGEIIGAVETFTGTAPKVTLPLSLTELEKMGLVENETGIPSKQYLDMVLATRLEEFQKYGLTFGLVYVDIDNYGKILERYGRFNAGKIVRTVARTLCKNVRFFDIVGRWSTEEFLVLLLNIDEGRLDIVANKLRLLVAESYITTETGMLNATVSMGASLVLRYDTVESLVKRGEQLMLHSKWLGKNRVSMSFVQKEMA